A window of the Comamonas sp. Y33R10-2 genome harbors these coding sequences:
- a CDS encoding ferredoxin--NADP reductase, translating into MSNEATTTSRYHPLRVSAVIDETHDTKSIVFDVPETLAEQFRYRPGQFLTLRLPIDGRYVPRCYSMSSAPALDNALRVTVKRVNQGRGSNWVCDKIRVGDSIELMPPSGLFSPKNLAQNFVLLAGGSGITPVFSILRTVLKQHQGNVVLFYANRDERSVIFKKDLQQLAAEYPDRLQIVHWLDSVQGAPSQKQLAAWAKPWVANAGQSFICGPGPFMDAAQAAMIDAGMPAGQVHVERFVSLPDEETLQQMQEAAAPIEAAVDEAVVQLRLDGEEYEFTCSGTETILEAGLRAGINVPFSCQAGMCASCMCQVQDGSVHLRHNEVLDAKDLSKKWTLACQSFPTSEKLRVKFPE; encoded by the coding sequence ATGAGCAATGAAGCCACAACCACATCGCGTTATCACCCGCTGCGCGTAAGCGCGGTGATTGATGAAACGCACGATACCAAGTCCATCGTGTTTGATGTGCCAGAGACGCTGGCTGAACAGTTTCGCTATCGCCCCGGTCAGTTTTTGACATTGCGATTGCCTATTGATGGTCGTTATGTGCCGCGCTGCTATTCAATGTCCAGCGCGCCTGCGCTTGACAATGCGCTGCGCGTCACCGTCAAGCGAGTGAATCAGGGGCGCGGCTCCAACTGGGTGTGCGACAAGATTCGCGTGGGTGACTCGATTGAGTTGATGCCGCCTTCAGGCCTGTTTTCCCCCAAAAACTTGGCGCAAAATTTTGTGTTGTTGGCCGGTGGCAGCGGCATCACGCCAGTGTTTTCGATCTTGCGCACGGTGCTCAAGCAGCATCAGGGCAATGTGGTGCTGTTCTACGCTAACCGTGATGAACGCTCGGTGATCTTTAAGAAGGACTTGCAGCAGTTGGCTGCTGAGTACCCCGATCGTTTGCAGATCGTGCATTGGCTGGACTCGGTGCAGGGCGCACCGTCGCAAAAGCAACTGGCTGCTTGGGCCAAACCTTGGGTGGCCAATGCCGGTCAGTCCTTTATCTGCGGCCCCGGCCCTTTCATGGATGCCGCGCAGGCCGCCATGATTGATGCCGGTATGCCTGCCGGTCAAGTGCATGTGGAGCGCTTTGTCTCGCTACCTGACGAGGAAACCTTGCAGCAGATGCAAGAAGCCGCTGCGCCTATTGAAGCAGCTGTTGATGAGGCCGTCGTGCAACTGCGTTTGGATGGCGAGGAGTACGAATTCACCTGCAGCGGCACAGAAACCATTTTGGAAGCTGGTCTGCGCGCAGGTATCAACGTACCTTTTTCTTGCCAAGCAGGCATGTGCGCTTCTTGTATGTGCCAAGTGCAGGATGGCAGTGTGCATCTGCGCCACAACGAAGTGTTGGATGCCAAAGACTTGTCCAAAAAATGGACGCTGGCCTGCCAGTCCTTCCCGACCAGCGAAAAGCTGCGCGTTAAATTTCCGGAGTAA